The segment GTGGGGATTCTTCTGGCGGACCTTTTTGACGAGCGGGAGTTCCTGTACCCGTACTACCGGGTGCAGGAGGCGGGGTATACTCCGGTGGTCATCGGTTCTGAGGCCCGGGAGTACAGGGCCAAGTCGGGTTTTTCCTGGAAGGCGGAGGTAAGCGCCCGGGAGGCACCGGGGCTGGCGGGCCTCCTCATTCCCGGAGGCTTCGCCCCCGACTACCTGAGAAGAAGCCCTGAGGTGCTGGCCCTGGTGCGCCGGGTGGCGGAAGAGGGAAGGCCCATCGGGGCCATCTGCCATGCGGGCTGGGTTCTCATCAGCGCCGGGCTGGTGCGAGGCAGGCGGGTCACGGGGTTTTCCTCCATCCGGGACGACCTGGAGAACGCCGGGGGGCTTTACCAAGAGGCTGGGGTGGTGGTGGATGGAAACCTGGTGACCGCCCAAGGGCCCAAGGACCTGCCCGGGTTCGTCCTGGCCTTTTTGGAGCTTTTGGCTAAGGGGTGAACCGGGTTCC is part of the Thermus caldilimi genome and harbors:
- a CDS encoding type 1 glutamine amidotransferase domain-containing protein; this encodes MKRVGILLADLFDEREFLYPYYRVQEAGYTPVVIGSEAREYRAKSGFSWKAEVSAREAPGLAGLLIPGGFAPDYLRRSPEVLALVRRVAEEGRPIGAICHAGWVLISAGLVRGRRVTGFSSIRDDLENAGGLYQEAGVVVDGNLVTAQGPKDLPGFVLAFLELLAKG